From a region of the Odoribacter splanchnicus DSM 20712 genome:
- a CDS encoding aspartate aminotransferase family protein: MGLFEVYSLLDLEPVKAKGAYLWDKNGDKYLDFYGGHAVISIGHSHPVYVEKMTRQLNRIGFYSNAVRNPLQDELALLLGKVSGYPEYNLFLCNSGAEANENALKLASFITDRSKILAMRAAFHGRTSVAVAVTDNPAIQAPLNRCHEVTFIGLNDRKALESELETGAYAAVIVEGIQGVGGIQMPDTGFLQSMRELCTSTGTLMIVDEVQSGYGRTGKFFAHQHAGVLPDIITMAKGMGNGFPIGGLLISPKIKARKGMLGTTFGGNHLACAAALAVLEVIQQEYLVNNAAGLGKYLIQELKNMPGVKEVRGKGLMIGVDVKISQEEVRKRLISEHRIMTGYSGNYTLRLLPPLIITRKEVDEFLKAFRQTMDNGMARLQEKVGETCSR; encoded by the coding sequence ATGGGATTATTCGAAGTTTATAGTTTATTGGATTTGGAACCGGTAAAAGCCAAAGGAGCTTACCTCTGGGATAAAAATGGGGATAAATATCTTGATTTTTATGGAGGACATGCCGTGATTTCCATCGGTCACAGCCATCCGGTATATGTGGAGAAAATGACTCGCCAGCTGAATCGGATCGGTTTTTATTCGAATGCGGTGAGGAATCCTTTACAGGATGAATTGGCTTTGCTATTGGGAAAAGTTTCCGGTTATCCGGAATACAACTTATTCCTTTGCAATAGTGGAGCCGAAGCGAACGAAAATGCGTTGAAGCTGGCCTCTTTCATTACAGACCGGTCCAAAATACTGGCTATGAGAGCTGCGTTTCACGGTAGGACGAGTGTGGCGGTGGCGGTGACGGATAATCCGGCCATTCAAGCACCCTTGAACCGATGTCATGAGGTGACTTTTATTGGATTGAACGATCGGAAGGCATTGGAAAGCGAGCTGGAGACCGGTGCTTATGCTGCTGTGATTGTCGAAGGTATACAGGGAGTCGGTGGTATACAAATGCCCGATACCGGTTTCTTGCAGTCGATGCGCGAACTTTGCACCTCTACAGGTACTCTGATGATTGTAGACGAAGTACAATCCGGATATGGGCGTACAGGTAAATTCTTCGCTCATCAGCATGCCGGTGTTTTACCGGATATCATCACGATGGCTAAAGGGATGGGCAACGGCTTTCCGATAGGTGGTTTGTTGATTTCGCCTAAGATTAAAGCCCGTAAAGGAATGCTCGGGACTACTTTCGGCGGAAATCATCTGGCTTGTGCCGCTGCTCTGGCAGTATTGGAGGTTATACAACAAGAATATTTGGTCAATAATGCTGCCGGCTTGGGGAAATATCTGATTCAGGAATTGAAGAATATGCCGGGGGTGAAGGAAGTACGGGGAAAAGGCTTGATGATAGGAGTAGACGTGAAAATTTCACAGGAAGAGGTCCGGAAGAGATTGATCTCCGAACACCGGATAATGACAGGATATAGTGGAAATTATACCCTTCGTTTACTTCCGCCTTTGATCATTACCCGGAAAGAAGTGGATGAATTTTTGAAGGCTTTCCGGCAAACGATGGACAATGGGATGGCTCGGTTACAGGAGAAGGTCGGCGAGACCTGTAGTCGCTGA
- the argB gene encoding acetylglutamate kinase has product MIRIIKIGGKLIENDAVLNGLCDELSACYRDSVLVHGGGSMAGQLSARLGIRTRMIDGRRITDRETLEVAVMAYAGWANKKLVAALQVRNVNACGLSGCDQKVILAHKREVKEIDWGFVGDIDRVDTGVLAGLLHRQVMPVISPITYDGAGQLLNTNADSVAGAVAVALSRIDDTELIFCFDKPGVLLDVNDADSVIPVLDKEKYAGYLEQGAIHAGMIPKLDNAFKTIKAGVKSVRLTDPCHLDGGTVLR; this is encoded by the coding sequence ATGATCAGAATAATAAAAATCGGTGGTAAACTGATCGAGAACGATGCTGTATTGAACGGTTTGTGTGATGAATTATCCGCCTGCTACCGGGATAGTGTATTGGTACATGGAGGGGGAAGTATGGCCGGACAATTGTCTGCGCGTTTGGGGATCAGGACCCGTATGATCGATGGCCGGCGGATTACCGACCGGGAAACCCTGGAGGTTGCCGTGATGGCCTATGCCGGATGGGCGAATAAAAAACTGGTCGCAGCTTTACAGGTACGGAATGTGAATGCCTGCGGCCTGTCAGGATGTGACCAAAAAGTGATTCTGGCACATAAGCGGGAGGTGAAAGAAATCGATTGGGGATTTGTCGGAGATATCGATCGCGTGGATACCGGGGTTTTGGCCGGTCTGTTGCATCGGCAGGTGATGCCGGTCATTTCTCCGATTACATACGATGGAGCGGGACAACTCTTAAATACCAATGCCGATAGTGTTGCCGGAGCTGTGGCGGTTGCTCTGAGTCGGATCGATGATACCGAATTGATATTTTGTTTCGATAAACCCGGCGTATTGCTGGATGTAAACGATGCGGATTCGGTGATCCCGGTGCTCGATAAAGAAAAGTATGCCGGATATTTGGAACAAGGAGCGATTCATGCAGGGATGATCCCTAAACTCGATAATGCTTTTAAAACTATAAAGGCCGGAGTAAAATCGGTGCGTTTGACGGATCCCTGCCATTTGGACGGGGGAACGGTTTTAAGATAA
- a CDS encoding M20 family metallo-hydrolase, with amino-acid sequence METIELLKKMISIPSFSGNEERVADLMVATWVEHGYSAERSGNNVWVKSRNFDPVKPTILLDAHLDTVRPNGNWEKDPFTAVVEDGKLYGLGSNDTGGSVVAMMAAFLQLAEKKQAYNLVCLESAEEENTGKNGIQRIVGNLGKIDLALIGEPTGMQAAIAEKGLMVVDCVAKGKSGHAARNEGLNAIYEAISDIEWFRSYRFGKESPLLGKVKMTVTGIEAGTLHNVVPAECRFMVDIRVNEYYTNSDIYETIRRNVKSEVRPRSFSLNSSAIPIDHPIVLRCKDLGLKTYGSPTTSNQAVIPYPSLKIGPGDSARSHTADEYIGLDEIEEGIMLFVKLLDGFCF; translated from the coding sequence ATGGAGACCATAGAACTTTTAAAGAAAATGATTTCTATTCCTTCGTTCAGCGGGAATGAAGAACGGGTAGCCGATTTGATGGTAGCTACGTGGGTAGAACATGGATATTCCGCAGAACGAAGTGGAAATAACGTATGGGTAAAATCCCGGAATTTCGATCCGGTAAAACCGACGATTCTGCTGGATGCTCATTTGGATACCGTTCGGCCGAATGGAAACTGGGAGAAAGATCCGTTTACTGCCGTAGTGGAAGATGGAAAATTATACGGCTTGGGGAGTAACGATACCGGTGGTAGTGTAGTTGCCATGATGGCCGCTTTTCTACAATTGGCAGAAAAGAAACAGGCCTATAATCTGGTTTGTCTCGAGTCGGCAGAGGAGGAGAATACCGGAAAAAATGGCATACAGCGTATTGTCGGCAACTTAGGTAAAATCGATTTGGCCCTGATCGGTGAGCCCACAGGCATGCAGGCAGCTATTGCTGAAAAAGGTTTGATGGTCGTCGATTGTGTCGCGAAAGGAAAATCCGGACATGCGGCAAGAAATGAAGGACTGAATGCTATTTACGAAGCGATATCCGATATCGAATGGTTCAGGTCCTACCGCTTCGGGAAGGAATCTCCTTTATTAGGTAAAGTAAAAATGACTGTGACCGGAATCGAAGCCGGAACCTTACACAATGTTGTACCGGCTGAATGCCGGTTTATGGTAGACATCCGGGTAAATGAATATTATACGAATTCCGATATTTACGAGACGATTCGCAGAAATGTGAAAAGTGAAGTCCGGCCCCGTTCTTTTTCTCTCAACTCTTCGGCTATTCCTATCGATCACCCGATCGTATTGCGGTGTAAGGATTTAGGCTTGAAAACCTACGGATCGCCTACAACTTCCAATCAGGCCGTTATCCCTTATCCGTCGCTGAAGATCGGACCGGGGGACAGTGCCCGTAGCCATACGGCCGATGAATATATCGGATTGGATGAAATAGAGGAAGGAATCATGCTCTTTGTTAAATTGTTGGATGGCTTTTGTTTTTAA
- the argH gene encoding argininosuccinate lyase, whose translation MKLWDKGYDIDRFTEEFTIGKDRELDVMLAKADVLGNMAHLKMLHHIGLISDGELKDLAQGLKDIFAEIEQGKFHIEAGIEDIHSQIECLLTRKCGEAGKKIHTGRSRNDQVLTDLKLFTRTALIDVLQQVTSLFHLLMEKAEANKDILMPGYTHLQIAMPSSFGMWFSAYAESLADDLLMLKAAYDMVNTNPLGSGAGYGSSVPLNRTMTTRLLGFGDLAYNSVYAQMQRGKMEKNVLFALATVATTLGKLAADVCLFACGNFGFLRLPDRFTTGSSIMPHKKNPDIFELIRAKTNRIQSLPTQMAMLCANLTSGYFRDMQLSKEIYLPAFKELTDCLFMTEMVLKEIELNPLILQDKKYSYLFTVEEVNDRVAAGIPFREAYRMVAEKVQLGEYRGDTSRPLHHTHEGSIGNLCLQQIREKFERHSSEWKPEQVWRAEAELME comes from the coding sequence ATGAAACTTTGGGATAAAGGATACGACATCGATCGTTTCACCGAAGAATTTACGATCGGTAAAGATAGAGAGTTGGATGTAATGTTGGCGAAAGCCGATGTATTAGGTAATATGGCTCATTTAAAAATGCTGCATCATATCGGGCTGATTTCCGATGGTGAATTGAAAGATTTGGCGCAAGGGTTGAAAGATATCTTCGCTGAAATAGAACAGGGAAAATTTCATATAGAGGCGGGGATAGAGGACATCCATTCGCAAATAGAATGCCTCCTCACCCGAAAGTGTGGGGAAGCCGGTAAAAAGATTCATACAGGGCGTTCCCGTAATGATCAGGTACTGACCGATCTGAAACTGTTTACCCGTACTGCCTTGATCGATGTGCTGCAACAGGTGACCTCCTTGTTTCATTTGCTTATGGAAAAGGCAGAAGCCAACAAAGATATTCTGATGCCGGGGTATACCCATCTGCAAATCGCTATGCCTTCTTCATTCGGCATGTGGTTTAGCGCTTATGCGGAGTCTTTGGCAGACGACCTGTTGATGTTGAAAGCTGCTTACGATATGGTCAATACCAATCCCTTGGGATCGGGAGCCGGTTATGGTTCTTCTGTACCTTTAAACCGGACGATGACGACCCGGTTATTGGGATTCGGCGATCTGGCTTATAATTCAGTTTACGCCCAGATGCAAAGAGGGAAAATGGAGAAAAATGTACTCTTTGCTTTGGCTACTGTTGCGACGACACTGGGGAAACTGGCTGCAGACGTGTGTTTGTTTGCTTGTGGAAATTTTGGTTTTCTCAGACTTCCCGATCGGTTTACCACCGGTTCCAGTATTATGCCTCATAAGAAAAACCCGGATATCTTCGAGTTGATCCGGGCGAAGACCAACCGGATTCAGTCTCTGCCTACACAGATGGCTATGCTTTGTGCGAACCTGACTTCCGGGTATTTCAGGGATATGCAGTTGAGTAAGGAGATATATTTGCCGGCATTTAAAGAACTGACCGATTGTCTGTTTATGACAGAGATGGTGTTGAAAGAAATCGAATTGAATCCGCTGATTCTTCAGGATAAAAAATACAGTTATCTCTTTACGGTTGAAGAAGTAAATGACAGAGTCGCTGCGGGGATTCCTTTTCGCGAAGCTTACCGGATGGTCGCTGAAAAAGTGCAGCTCGGAGAATATAGGGGGGATACTTCCCGGCCTTTACATCATACCCATGAAGGAAGTATCGGCAATCTGTGTTTGCAGCAGATTCGGGAGAAATTTGAACGCCATAGTTCGGAATGGAAGCCGGAGCAGGTGTGGCGGGCAGAAGCAGAATTAATGGAATAG
- the creD gene encoding cell envelope integrity protein CreD, translated as METQISFSNQEKYPRQGFMQRNALSVKIILIGVLILILLIPLAMIRGLISERSETASEATTEVQNKWSSSQLVTGPFISIPCYENYEETYYENGATKIRVKKVKNYIHILPELLDITGNVETEELSRGLYDIVVYKTPLVLKGKFIIPEHFETTILPEDIALQHATLNLGISDLRGISEQITVDWGKETLQFNPGLPSDFILSSGVSSVLPQHQKLQAGDSIEFSIQLQLKGSESIQFSPFGKTTQIHLTSNCTTPSFTGAFLPENREITNSGFTADWKVLNLNRNYPQVFTSNQYHNEEELSSFGVNLLLPVQQYQQSMRSVKYASLIIILTFVISFFVEVMQKKNIHPFQYLLIGLGLCLFYTLLIAISEHLGFNLAYLISAIMTIILLTLYMRGILKIRKTAFTIGGLLALLYLYIFVLIQMETYALLAGSLGLFIILAVIMYYSQKINWNGGMK; from the coding sequence ATGGAAACACAAATCTCTTTTTCCAACCAGGAAAAATACCCACGCCAAGGGTTTATGCAACGGAATGCCTTGTCTGTCAAAATTATTTTAATCGGAGTTTTAATTCTCATTCTCCTGATTCCGCTTGCAATGATCCGGGGATTAATCTCGGAACGTTCCGAAACCGCCTCGGAAGCAACAACGGAAGTACAAAACAAATGGAGCAGCTCACAATTGGTAACAGGCCCTTTCATCAGTATTCCCTGCTATGAAAACTACGAAGAGACTTATTATGAAAACGGAGCCACGAAAATCAGGGTAAAGAAAGTCAAAAACTATATCCATATTCTTCCCGAGCTTCTGGATATTACAGGAAATGTAGAAACCGAAGAACTGAGTCGTGGTTTATACGATATTGTCGTATATAAAACGCCGTTAGTATTAAAAGGCAAATTTATCATCCCGGAACATTTCGAAACCACCATTTTGCCCGAAGACATAGCGCTTCAGCATGCGACCTTGAATCTGGGGATTTCCGATCTTCGGGGAATCAGCGAACAAATAACTGTCGACTGGGGTAAAGAAACGCTTCAATTCAACCCAGGATTACCTTCGGATTTTATTTTATCTTCGGGTGTTTCCTCCGTACTACCTCAACACCAAAAACTTCAGGCCGGAGATTCGATTGAATTTTCGATCCAACTACAGCTTAAAGGCTCAGAATCGATTCAATTCAGTCCCTTCGGTAAAACGACACAAATCCACCTAACCTCCAATTGCACTACCCCGAGTTTTACGGGAGCCTTTTTACCGGAGAACCGTGAGATTACGAACAGCGGTTTCACTGCCGACTGGAAGGTATTGAACCTCAACCGAAATTACCCCCAGGTATTCACCAGTAACCAGTACCACAATGAAGAAGAACTCTCTTCTTTCGGAGTCAACCTCTTATTACCCGTACAACAATACCAGCAATCTATGCGCTCCGTGAAGTATGCCTCCCTGATTATCATTCTTACTTTTGTGATCAGTTTTTTTGTGGAAGTGATGCAAAAAAAGAATATCCATCCTTTCCAATATTTACTGATAGGACTTGGCTTATGTTTATTTTATACGTTATTGATCGCCATTTCGGAACATCTGGGGTTTAATTTAGCCTATCTTATTTCAGCGATCATGACTATTATTCTATTGACACTATATATGCGGGGAATTCTCAAAATCCGGAAAACAGCCTTTACAATAGGCGGATTGCTGGCTCTATTATATCTCTATATCTTTGTATTGATTCAGATGGAGACTTACGCTTTATTAGCCGGTAGCCTCGGATTATTCATCATCCTGGCGGTCATCATGTATTATTCACAAAAGATCAACTGGAACGGAGGAATGAAATAG
- a CDS encoding winged helix-turn-helix domain-containing protein yields the protein MKLNLEDINKAFESKARLGIMSVLLVNESIDFVSLKNLLELTDGNLASHTRNLEELGYIRSYKQFIGRKPNTTFSVTPEGKEAFKKHLNALENFLKNQLE from the coding sequence ATGAAACTAAACCTGGAAGATATTAATAAGGCCTTTGAAAGTAAAGCCCGGTTAGGAATCATGTCGGTACTCCTGGTCAATGAATCCATCGATTTTGTATCCTTGAAAAATTTGCTTGAACTAACCGATGGTAATCTGGCCAGCCATACCCGGAATCTGGAGGAATTGGGGTATATCCGAAGCTACAAACAATTTATCGGCCGTAAACCCAACACTACCTTTTCTGTCACCCCCGAAGGAAAAGAAGCTTTTAAAAAACACCTGAATGCCCTGGAAAATTTTCTAAAAAATCAACTGGAATAA